The Salmo trutta chromosome 22, fSalTru1.1, whole genome shotgun sequence genome contains the following window.
TGTTGTGCCTCTACGTCATTGGCTCACCGCCTCACCCTGAGTTAAACATGGAAGCACAAGCACTCTCAGTAGTGTAAACATTTACACTAAACAGCCAATCACATTCCCTAGCACTGCCTTTTTCTCCTTCAGGCTCTCACCATCAGCAGATGGGCTAGTCAACTGTTTACATAGAGTTGGCCAATCAGGTTCCAGATCTGTTACTCTAAGCCCACCTTTCTAGCATGACGATATCAGAGAGAAACTATAAAGTGCTCTGACTGCTCTAGAGGGAGGTCGATTAACTTGCTTGCTATAGTCAGGACTATATTCAGTGTTTCACCACAGAATCATGAGAGAGTGTGTTGTATCAGAAAGGGACATGGCGTGTACAGACTATATGAAGGAATCGGATTTCTCTATTGATACAAAAGGAATCAAGTAAGTTATTTAATGattaatgtttgtgttattaaaGCTGGTTGTTATGACATTGTTAAGCAATGATAGCAGTCACATTATCCTAAcagaaattattgcatttttcaGGAAGAGAAACTGGAGGACAAGGATATGCTATCTTTTGAAGAtcacctcttcttcttcttcttcttcttcaaaaTGCATGGCAGGAAGATCTTACAGGTGAGGCTCAGGGATTTGAATTATGTACTATTATGGAAGTAAATTAAGGACTATGTTAAGACTATTTTCTAATAATGATCCAACTTAATATGAATCACTATAAGCAGtatttactactactaccacagtATGCTTCTTGTACATGTTGCTCTAATATGACTGTTCTCTCCTTCCTCAGGCCAACAGTGGAGGAAGTCAACCAATGGGCACAGTCACTTGACAAACTCCTGAGTCACAAATGTAAGTGCCACCCCCTGAGTGTTATAGCTCATATGATAACAGCATGATTGTATGAAACTGGCACAAAGGTCATTGGGTAACAATTTATACGAATTAAGTGAGTCAACTTGAAGTGAAGTACAGTTGTAACTTAACTGCACCCCTGATTGGTTGATATTTGACCCTTGACCTCAACTTAGCTTGAAGGCCTCTTTCACTGCTTGCTTTGAcattccctctgttctctctccctcattccttcctcctcctgtcctGCAGATGGAAAGGCAGCGTTTCAGATATTCCTGAAGTCAGAGTTCTGTGATGAGAACATAGAGTTCTGGATGGCCTGTGAGGAGTTCAGGACCATCACGTCTCTAGGGAAACTGTCATCGAGGGCCAGAAGCATCTATGAAGAGTTCATCCAGTGTGATGCTCCTAAAGAGGTGAGATTCTTTCACTACTGTCAGATGTGATTTGGGAAAAAAACAACTATCTAATGCCATTATGTGATCATTCTGATTGTACAAAGACTTACTGTGGTTCTTGTCTCTATGTTTGGCTGCAGATCAACCTGGACTACCAGACAAAGGATGCTATCATCCAGAGCCTGCGTCTGCCCAGCCTGACGTGTTTCCTGTCGGCCCAGAAGAAGGTGTTTAACCTGATAGAGAACAACTCGTACCCTCGCTTCATCCACTCTGAGCTCTACAAGGAACTGTGTGCCATCGCCAGGGGAGAGGGGAAATATCTCAAGTTTTAAGATTACTACTCGCAAGAATTGGCTATGTAGTCACGCATTACATGAAGTTGCACTGACACCATGAAGTTACATGGAATGTAAAACCATTTCACATTTGAGCCATGTGGTCATTGGCAATGCTGTAGCGCACTATTTATAAACAGTACTGTAGTGTAGGAAGTACAGTGAATATCTAGCTGTAAATAGCTTTGCCTTTACACTTGAAAAATGTTCATTCAACTGTGCATCCTTTTGCAGTCAGACAAAACAACACCAGGACCTTTGTGCACATGATTATGCAGATAAGATGTAAAGTTGTTTTGATATTGGCTCAAAATGGAATTGCTTATCCGGTTGTGATTGAATGCACTTTAGTCAGTTTCACCAAACACCAGTACCGGTAAATAACTGGCTACTAACTGTTTGCAATTGATTGTATATGATGCGCGCAAGTACTTTCTGGGACCAGTCATATAGGTTTACATTGGCAACTGTTTCGCTGGAGGGGTGAATGTTTTGCATTGCATAGAGGTGTTTACACTAAATATTGTAGCGGAAATGGTTTTAACCATTCCAATGAGTTCAGTTCATCATGGGTGAACTTGCTGTAAATAAAACAAATGACAGAGGTAAAGGTATGGTGGCAGCTGGACTGCAACACTATTGTTTTTCATTATTTATCATTTGTTAAATATATACATGTCAAATAAAATAATGTTGAATTCAGAAACAATGTattttctagttactgggcacTGAAGGTTTTAACAGTGTTAGTAATGAGAAAAAGACTACAGATCCAACTGAAATAACAAACCATAATTTCAATATGACAGCGAATGACTGTCCATGACATGATAAACTATACGTTATACCTTACAACTTCCCAGCAGTAGGGCTACCTTGAGGCAGCTGAGGAAGGCAATGTTTTGGTGTAAAGAGATTACATATGAGGTCTCCCCAGTCTTCTCCCTTCCAGGCCTAATATTTACTCAACAAATTCAAACATCAAAGACATAAATACCGACATCAGATCAATTCCCTTTCTCACAACTCCTGGATGAAATccatctactgtactctaccagtaaaataatgtctgcaGAACATGTAATTCTGCTTCCATTGGAACAGTGTGTTCCCGCAGTGGGATGGGGCCATATTATTAAGAGGTTCCAGTAAGAATTGTTCTGTGGTCCACATGCAAACGAGAACATCATGACTGAcgtaaggcactgtatctctgtaCCGCTGAGGATGTGCAGACTTTGTGTCACTTTCCTGACATGACAGAGCGCTGTTAGTAAGGATGTGCATGAGCTCATAGTAAAAGCTGACACTGAGCAGACTGCcagacacctctcctctctgacagCTGGCCTGTAGTACTAGGACCCATGGCTTGTGTTGATATTTCACAGTCCTGATATAGGACAATTTCTCTCCTAACACATCTCAACCCAAACAGCTCAAAAATAACTCCCTACACTCCTAACATGAAGGCATAATAAGACATCCATCTAACACATTAGTCCAAACAGACCAGAAACAACTGAATATGTTTCTTAGCAACGGGCTAATAGTTTTGCAAAAGGGCAGTTTCTCCCCCCACTAAACATCCAGTCAAAACTGTGCAAGAACTATCGGGGTGGATACTAATACACCACCACGAGAATCAGAAAACATATCGTTGCATGTCTTTCTACCTCTGAGTTTGTGCTTAAACTATATATGGACTCACCCATATCAGGAAAACAGAGTACTACAAAGTATGCTCTAACTGTGCAGAGATGTCAGTGACATAGCACTTAACACCTTAAAATAACATCTTAAAGCTCAGTTGGTATGTATTCCAAACATACACTATCTATTCATGACACATGCACGTGGCCTATTTTCAGGAAGTAAGTGTTCCTTCTATTCTTTTGGGTGGATTGCGAAACTTGCTTTATTTGCTCCTACAGTGGAACTGGGCAGGCCTGCAAACAGCAATTTCTACTCCAAGGAGTGCTTAGGTTCTTGTATACACAGAAAGGATACACATAGAAGAGGGTAAGTTGTAAACGTCAGGCTAAGTACAGTAAATTCAAACCCAGAAAGGCATGAGTAAAGCATCAGGCACATTATTTCTTAATTATTAGTACACATGGAGCCGTAAGATTGAAGAGGACTCCCAAGTTTCTTACAGTACTCAAAAGGTCAAGATTTCATTGTTTTTGCTAAATGTAGGCTGGCAACTTGAGAACAGAATCTACAGCACCCAACTAAAAGGAAACAAATAAATGTTCTAATCGTATCTATTGcagaaaaacataattcctcATAAGCATGCTTTAAACCATATATAAATACATGTTCATTGGCAGAACTTTAGTGTACTTTAAAGCTGTAGGCTACAGATCAGGCATACTAAAACCAAGTTACGAGTactaaaaaatgaaatacaaatttgGTCACAAAACATGGCTATCAGTGAAAAACAGGGGAAGGACAGTGTCTGTGTGCGTCTGGCTGTCTGCAAGTCATGGCCCTATGCAAGGCACAATCTGCAGAAGGTAAAAGGAGGAAATGACTGATGCAGAAAGCTATAGTCTGCCAGTGTTGTGGACATGGCTGACTACAACTAGCCAACTCTGCGTCAGAATTCTACATCGTTGTGTCAACCTAACGTCACATGGTCAAAACTCACTGCGCCAGCTAAGAGGTTCAGTAATGGTCCCTAAGGTGAAACATGACTAAACGTCCTGATCTAAAGAAATTTAACCTGATTTGGTATTCTTATTTTAGATTGAGTGGCACTTATCTAAAGGCAGTTGGATGTGACAACTGTTGCTTGTGTAAAGTCAATTATTGATAGGTGCAATACAGAGTTGCCTGTATATTTGTGACATCGTAGGCGGCTTAGTGATTAGACACAGGTTGACATTTGTCTTGACTCATGTCTGAGTGATTTCCTCTTAGACCAGCTGCAAAGTTAAAATTGGCTATAATATAAACATTTCATGAAAACAAgaatgagctttttggtcttaatttaaggtcagggttaggagtgtggttaaggttaggattcaaatctgattttatgactgtgccagctagtgcccactgcagagctgcctccagaacaagatccATGACGAAAAATGCTAACCTGCTGATAAGACCAGCAGCAAAGGAATTTGGGGATCATACACCATGGGATAGAACATGATCTGTGACATTATTAGTATCCATAAAGTCATTAATGATGGGAGTTGAACACTATTAAACCTGCAAACTtacttgcacacacacaaacttgacCATGTGGACCTACACTATGACAGAATGCAATTAATCAAACTACAACACATTTTATTATGAAAATAAGACAGGTTCATTTAAACATATCTTTCCAGGCATACATTACAGCTTAGGGGTAGACGTGGGTGGGAGTCAACACAGTTCTTGTCTGTCCCACTGCCCGTGTGTTCATGTctgtggggggtgggggtcaCATGATACAATGGTGGGGTAGGGGAATACAACGACTGATGAGTGTGAgtgttagtgctgagcgatttgtgctttttgaggttggttcGATTTCGGTTCAATTATAAAAAAGATAATCACAATTTTCGATTATTTTTTCcaacattaaatgcattatgaaataaatattttttatggaaattccaaagccaaaaatagtaagcattcaattgccaaaacattaaaaatattccattgtctctgtcaggtccacattgggtaGATATCAATAGAAaaatactatgaaataatacaatatttcagttgtgtatattactaagtttttattttattacttcattattccttaaagtcatcatctcatctcatctcagctcaggcagtagcagtctGTAGCAGCCAGTAACGTTATCTATGTGCTCCCTATAATGTACTGTCTTTAGTATCATATTTAGCTAGCCTGCCTAAGTAGCCTATGATGCAGAGCTGTCTGATGAAATCATTtgactagttcttcaaagtagctaaggcatactttcacaaactgtctctatccctcttgtcgttgtgggtctgtgtgtatctaattACCTTCAGACCAGCGTCCCACAGTTCTTGACTTGATTTCTACGTTGggctcacaaaaaaaaaaaaagaactaaATGGAATTAAAGTAATTAAACTGaagtcggtcaattagttgttttataaccccccccccccaaaaaaacaaaatgttggttaatcactcagcactagtGACTGTGTTCACTTGGCTTCCTGGACTTTTTTGGCACTCTGCTTCTCCTTTGCCTGTGGAAATGACATGCATTAGTTAATGCCAGTGAGCAGCTGTCTGTGAGAGGTAAATATCACCCTCTAGTGGATATAAGTTATAACACTGTACTTCAAAACAGTTAAAAAATACAAAGGTTTGCCATATATTGCATGTACCTTGTAGAGAACCTTCAACTACCATCATACAACAAAATTATACACACAAAATTCAAGTTTCTGCATCGGCTAGAGATCTCACCTTTTCCACCAAAGGTATCAACTGCTGGTATTCTGCCAGTGTCTTCAGCAGTTCCATGATGAAGGGTAGGTAGTTATGCTTTCGTCGGATGTTTTCGATCTATAACAAAGTAAAAATAATTATATTTAAGGCAAACATTAAAATGTGTAATAACCTCACTAAATGCTCTAATCATTGTTTTTGTTGGCTAAATGCCCATACCATTGTATTTGTCGGCTATTTGACCCATGGTCAGTGAACACACCTTGTATCGTTTGAGTTTCTGATTCTCCTCGTCAATCAGCAGCTGATACTTTGCAATTTCTGATTGGATCGAGCTGAGGAGGGTGCTGCTCTGGTCTGTGTCCATTGGCTCTTCCTGGGGGAAAAAAAAGAAGGGTGAGACTGTTTCCATTCGGTCAAATGTCCAACCAGATGTTTATTTTCCGGACAGATGTAAGATTTCCCGACCATAACAAATAGAAAACCATTTGAATGCCACCACATGTATGGTAGTGCTTTTTAGGAGTGCCCACTTGTCAATATATCTTTCCAAATGTCTGTGCCTCCATGCTTGATATAGTAgctagttgactagc
Protein-coding sequences here:
- the LOC115158571 gene encoding regulator of G-protein signaling 21 → MRECVVSERDMACTDYMKESDFSIDTKGIKKRNWRTRICYLLKITSSSSSSSSKCMAGRSYRPTVEEVNQWAQSLDKLLSHKYGKAAFQIFLKSEFCDENIEFWMACEEFRTITSLGKLSSRARSIYEEFIQCDAPKEINLDYQTKDAIIQSLRLPSLTCFLSAQKKVFNLIENNSYPRFIHSELYKELCAIARGEGKYLKF